GCAGGCAACAATTGCACATTGTGAAATTTCTCAAGACCCGAATGAAATTTGCCCTGACTTATTATTTGATGACAGTGAACAAGGTGAACTTCTATGTTCTATCTAATATGATATGGTTTTGATTCATCATTTGGGAGTTAGTTGTGCTTCGCTATGCAGGATGCAGGGGAACTACGTCACTACTACGTATAGctaaatacaataaatttatttgtgattttaagCATTCTAATTCAATTTGATGCCTGGCATGGGATTGTTGACTCGGATTTAAGTGTGGTGATACAATGTTCTTATATTGTGGTACTCGATAAACTCAGCTAGCCATAAAAGTAATAAGAGATTGTTCACGCTTTTGAGGTTACattgtgatttgtgattgaTGGCCTTTGTAAttgataaattgaataaaaataagcttcttacaaaaaaaatgacgattattaagaaattaatggGAAAGAAAGGAGAAGCGGTGTTTGTCTTATGGTTAACTAAAGTTAATTTTCTCCAGGTTCTAATAGGATCGATCTCCTTCTACCATTAAGATTGGGGATGGATAATAGGTTCATGCTTCTAGATTCAGTGATTCACATTGTATGTTTGTTTTCAccgattaaaaaatttacattcatTATCTTGTTTTAACCTGTTTTAACTCTTTAAAACTTGTGGCTTCTCTCTATCAATTTGCTATAATGGAATATTCTGCTGCGGAACCAAACATTATGATTAGAAATGAAACAGCACTTACAACTTGTATATCTAAGAAGTGAAGTTGTTCTGAGCATTGTAATTTGTGGATCTTAGATTCTTTTGATCAAATGGAAGAGGTTGGAGAGTTGACAATCCATGAGGGAGGAGACTCTTGTGACCAGGAATTGATACAAATTGACAAATTTACCAGTGATGTCGAGGAAGCTGCTATTAAATTACTTGCATCTAGGTTAGTTGTTGTCTCCCCTTCCCTCCTCCCAGAAATAGAATTTATTCAGTGCTAGACTAGTTATAAACTGTATTGTCAATCCAATTGAAGAGTTTCTGAACCAAATGTGGGCGAGCATaatgtttgttcatttttttaagtgcaacaaaaatcaatttttgccATGCTATTATGAGTTTGCAGTTAATTGTTGCTGTTTTCCCTGTTGAGGAAACTTCCTTTTTAAGTTTTACCCAGTGTGTCAAGTATTTACCTTCTTTCAGCTCTTCCATTatgaaattgaagaaaatgTCAAGTATTTCATCTAATTTGAGTTTGGGGAGGGTACATACATGCATCCTTATCTCCTTAAGGGAAGGCTGTTTCTTAGATTTGAACTTGTGACAGTTAAGTCACAAGGCAAAAACCTTACTATAGTGCCAAGGCTCAACATGAAAGCTAAAAGACAAATTTAAAACGTAGTACGTAACTTTGGCATTGCACTCACTATCTACTTACAAATatcccatatattttttttagaaatttcaaCTTGATTGAAGttgtttgtatatttttatattgaagaGTGAGGTTATGCAGAACAAAGGCTTATTTGGCATGCCTTTGGAAACATTTTAGCAAATTGTCATTGACAATGAATTTCTTGGAGTTGAGTTTGCTTATAAGTAAACTAATATCTTTACCCTTTTGGAAAGAGGAGTGTGCATGTTTAAATGTAAAAATTCAGTCTTTTCTTTTAAGCATGCTTGTCTCTCTGTTCCATAGGGCACTCACAGCACTTGAGTTGAGAAAGAAATTGCTTGGAAAGAGATTCTCTCCTGATTCAGTGGAGGCAGTGATAAACAAGTTCCAGAGAAGGTATGTAGTTAACTACATAAAAACTGTGGTAGTTATTGTTTATTAGCCAATTTTAATTGCTTCCTTACTTGAAGCTTTATTGCTTCCAAACAACTACTTCCTAAATTTGGTTTCCTTTAAGTTTTTACCCAGTTACAACAAATTGAGAGTAATATATGTTATGTTATGTGATTTCTGGCCTTAAAAATGAGATGTCTGCAATTATAGATACAAATTGCTATCACAAAGGTGACTTTGAATGCAGCTCTAGCCAACTATTAATTCAGTCATGGGGTCTCCATGAGGAAAATGGCTAGATAACTGGATATTGAGGAAGAATGAATGTCTTGAGAATTTGAGTGGCCCATCTTATATAATTCGACATATGGTCATTTACCAATTTAAGTCTTATGTAGTATATATGCATAGagttgtttacttttttttacagcACGTAACAACActtattctttcattttaatttattttgtgtgtCAGAAACTGATGAACtatttttccaccttttttcaTTAAAGAGCAAATGGATATAACATATTTGGATTTCAGAAAACAGGGAAAAGGAATCAAGAAATTTAAAGTGTGTTTGGTATGGCTTGTTTTGCagaaatatcaaataatattttttttcggGCTTCCTGAAagtgcttttgaaaaaaaaggcaATTATTTCTCCCCCCGAAAAAAGTGTCACCTATTCTATGTGTTTGGACTAACTTATTTTGTATTCAAAACAACTtataataaaaaggaaattatGTAAGTGTGCAGATATTGTAGAATGAAAAGGAAATGATCTCTGCTTTTACCTTGACATTATAATTTTACCAGGTCACTTGTGGTGAAGGGCGATTACTTGTGGAGTTTGTTTTgggaattgaattttgttttccaTTTTAGGATGTAGTTGTTTGACAGCAAGTAAAGCTTCAAATAAAGGATGCATTTGAAAATGGCTGATAAACAACAGATCCACAGTTTTTATATGAAGTtaacatgttttctttttccatttaacTTTTCTTGCTTTAGGAAGGATAGAGActctgaattttttaaaaaaagagtataTCCTATGATTAATTCTATATTAATTCAAACACTATTAGTTTATATATGCAGATAAAGTAATTCTGTTCTATTCAGAATAAACTGTCTGGTACAtgcatctcaattttttttgaaagtttgcATATACCCATTTATATCATGTTAATTTGATATTGTgtagtatttttcaaaatatgctTTTTCAAGTTCATTTATAAACTGAGTTTGCAGACATTTTTATACTTTATGTTTACTTATGGTGATTGGTTTAACCTTTTTTGTATTAGAGGGTTCATCAATGATAGGTTGTACGCTGAAACATTTTCTCAATCTAGATGGACTTCATCAAGTTGGGGGCCAAGGCGGATCAAACAAGTTAATCTTCTTTGCATTTTTTGTTTGTCCTATTACTTTTTGCTTTCTTACATGTTGCCTGTTCCATtctgtttttttctcttcttgatCAATACTTCTTCCCCGTGTTTTGTTATTAACCCCATTGCAGTGCAGAAGAGGAAATAATTGTGTTAGCATTATGCTTATATTGTGCTTTCTAAAATTCATCATCATTTTAACTCTAGAATATAGAATTAGGAGAAAAAGATGATGTGCATTGTGACAGCATCTTGCTAATTCGGCAGAGTTGTGtgcattcactttttttttttcctttccacaATTACTTTTTTGAGAACACAAATGTGAAAATCTGAAAATGTATACTTGCATAGGAGGacaatgttaaaataataatatatcatttacTATGTAATTATCTGTATCTGAAAATTTAGCTTGTGCATGTAatctatattttgatttttccctACATCTAAAAGCTTTTGAAGTTTAATTATGTCTTTTGCCTGCTTGACTTGTGTCAGAATTTGGCTTATTTTTCATAGCGAATTGTTCAACAAATGCAAAGTTCCGACCCAATTCTTTTCTCTTGTAATTTATCTGATCTAATAATTTCTTCTATTACTTGGCTACTTGTTGAGGGCtcaatttgtttcattttaaaaatatctgattattttttttccaaatatgcaAAAATTGCCTAGATTGAATTGAGTCTAATCCCTTCCCCTCCTCCAGAAAAGGTAAAATCGATTGATTGAAGGCTTCAATCTTCTCTTTTCATCATTTTCCTTAAGTTTAGATGCCCCAAACACACTAGGGATGCACAAAAGCAGTGCTTGCTTAAAGGTTCTTTACTGTTGTTGTGGGCCATGCAAGGCCAAGGCACAGACCTTTCACCTCACATGCCTTCAATGCTCAATAGCCAATATATACTTGCTATTTCATCCAAGGGAGATACTTTTGTGTGATGGATTGCAATTGTTGTGGCAGGCACTGTTCAAGAAGGGAGTTAGTCAAGCTGATGCTGAGAAGGCAGTTGAAGTGGTCTTTAAGGACAATGATTGTGCCGAAGATCACAAGTCAGTTATTGGCTTGTCAAAACATTCCATGGATCATCTTTATACTCAGGCCTCAAAGCAGTGGTTCAGAAGTCAGAATGTACTCAAGGAGACAAGGAAATCACGAATTGTTCGGTGGCTTCAGTACCGTGGCTTTGACTGGCATGTCATTAACATCATACTAAAGAAATTAGACAGGCAGGACCAGAATTCTCCATAGTGCACAATTGGGACATCCAACATTCATATCAATCTGGAAATTCATTGGTGGGCTCCATACATGTTTCTTGAAAATGTAGTGTGTAATATGGTAGGGTTGAAGCCTCCTTTGGCTCTTAATGCTGTTGCAAGAAAACTTGTAGTTCATTGCTTCAATTTGCTCAAGGCCATGTGGCATTTGAACACACAAGACTACACTTGTCTGGGTACATTGAtgctacctttttttttcttgttgagGCTGAGACAAAAGCAGCAAGCACCACTAAGTAGGTGCTACTTGTTGTGAGTCCACTGTTTCAATTCTTGTAGATATGGTGTGATATGATATGATCCAGAAACAATTGATGCGTGTGCTTATCTTAAATGTGTGCTTACGCTAGAAAGATTATCAACATGCCTATCCAATAACAGTCATTCATCAACTAGCATTCAGGATTCTAGAGCAGAATGAGTGCCATTAATGATATGATATAATGGCATGTGTTGAATTATTTCATAAAGCGTAGGAGACTTAAAGGGCTAGTTGGATGCAGACGTGCAGTTACCAGAACTCTTCAATAGCACCGcagaattttatttaattttttcgtttgaaatatatcattttattttcacattgtTTGTTTGGTATAGCTTTTTTGAAAGAgtgcttatgaaaaataagcAATTATTCCCTCAAGAAATAGGTCTCTCAAATGTGCACTAAGTTTTTCCTTAAACCATAAAATTTGTGTAAACTgcgattattcttttttaaaatctgGAACATATTTATGAGGAATTGCATAGAAACCTATCGACTTTAAGTTTTGCTTTTAGAAacatttttaatacattatttattattaggttAAATTTAATGCGGACTTTACTAATTAATAgtaaatttaagttatttattgAGACTCTTATAATAACAAAAGCAGTATCAAAAagagaatattaattaatatttttgtagaaaattttcaactaaatatgttaattaaatgaatttaacTAGAACGTACgacaatgtaaatattttttatactgttaattaattatataattaaaaattagtaattttgttATAACTACCTTATTAGTCAcacataaaatattatctaattgattaataacataattttgttcacaataataatgtattaaaaataaaatttaaccataTTAGTGTTGCTTGAAAAATattcatctttcttttttttaaagaaagaaaactaaagGGTGGAATTTAGTTTCCTCTTGTCAAATTAGTACAAATACACGGATGATTACAAATTAGTACAAAATAAATGGATggatttacaaaaaataaaatgttatatccttttacaatatttttatcaaaatttctaaaacttataaaaaatagttttaaatgaaaaagtaaatacatttaataatttgaaaatataaaaaaaatatttttaatctaataaatgaaaatattattataaaaggattaaaatttgTTCATAATACAATTTTCAGTGTTTACCGTCAAAAGGAAAAGcaggaaaataatattttgatgagAAGAAATGTTACTTTATGACAAATCCATGCTCTAATTTTCTTGTGTTCCTCCTATTGTTGAAGACATtcattagtataaaataattgaaatcttCTTGcaacttcattttaatttactttattttttgtggATATTTTAATGTACTTAAATCGTCATTCTCGTACTCATTCTTTTCACATATAATGCAATGCCACAAACTCTGCTCCTCAATTATTTCCAGTCCTCTTTTTACTCTTCCTAGAAATGCCaaaaagttgttcaagaaaGAATCTTATAAGATATAATTGAATAAGCTTTTTGGTCAGTTCAGAGAATTTTGTGAACCttgcaaatgataaaaaaaattcccttgTTCGTATTTGCAATCTGCATATGCTGCAGGACTAACTGGTCTATCTGTTTTACATGTTACCTTTCACTTTTCCAGAATAATAATGGTCCTGCATATACATGTGTGTGTGATTAAGATACACAGACTTTCATTCATTCCAAACTTAATATGTGCTTCTGAAGGAGTTTCCAATTGTTGCAAATGCAAAGTCTCTTTCAGACAGCACATGGGACATGTGAGGTATTGAACGTGGGACCATGTGGAATTGAAAGGCTGACTTGAGTATGCGTGCGTGTGTGTGAATaagtgaaagagagagagagagagagatgtagCCTAAGAATCTTATTTTCTGTGTGTAATATCCAAAAGAATTCCAATCATTGTAATTAATATCACTTGTTGACAgattgtttggataaactttccttataaaagaaaaaaaaataagaaggtgaaatgaattaaatttgtcCAAtaggttaaaatcaacttatgggCTCCAGTTTTTAGAAAAGTTAGATGAGAGAAGTTccatttttttccctcttttaaGTACTTATGTAGAAGTTTATTCAAAATGGACTTTTAAGTCTACTGTGTTTATTAGAAATGCCCCAGTTGGCAGTAACATCTGAGAAGTTTCAGCACTTGTAGACCAGGAAATTATCATCAATTGCTTTCCATGTTGGTTAATTCACCACAAAGACTAAAATAAGAAcatcaaaatttgaattcagGTAAAAGCACAAAGGTTACAAAGATATCAATGAGGCCAAGGTGACCTTCACATCCGATTGAGGAACCAACTAGTCtgaaacttaattaatttgttgggtGAAAGGCTCTAGTCTCTAGATTCTagaatgttttttattattattatttaaattgaatacATGGATTCGTGAAATATGCATTACATATCTTGGATTACATTTGAACATCTCTAGTAATTCTTCTGGCCAGCTCTAGCTGACATTCCATTTGTATGCACATGTTATGAATCATACGTTCTCTAGGAGTTGCATGCTTGCTCAACAGATTGAGTCCTCTGAGAAATGAAAGGAACAATTAGAAGTTCCATGTGAAACACCTTTCATAGGAGGTGCTGGAGAAGTATGCACTGATAAAACTCCCTTTAACACATCAGGACCTGTGGTTGAGGCCTCAACAGGTCGAATTTCCTTGAGCATTGCAACAGTGTCCTTCATTGATGGACGGTCCTCGGCTCGGTTGCTGACACATAGAAATGACACGGCTAGAGTTTGTAGCATTTCATGCACACTAGAATCAGTTCTCCCTCTCAGCTTTGGGTCAAGAAGGTCATAAGGGTCTCCTTTGCTAGCTAAGTGGTTCCTAATCCACGGAACCAAGTGTGCACCCCCAGGAAGTGTTGGGTCTAGGGGGTGTCTTCCTGTCAGGACCTCAAGTAGGACCACACCAAAACTGTACACATCACTCTTCTCAGTGATCCGTTGCATAGATGCATGTTCTGTACATAtaccaaaacaacaaaaaattagtaCTATTTCAAGGGGTTATGCAAGTactgaaaaataactaattCTAACTTAGTGTGAAAAAAGTACCTGGAGCCATGTATCCATAGGAGCCAGCAAGGTAGGGTCTTTGAACTGGCTCGGAATTAGTATAATCACCATTTTCACTTGCAATTCTTGCTAGGCCAAAGTCAGCAAGGTAAGGCTGATAGCTAGGACCTAACAAAACATTCATGGCTTTGACATCTCCATGCAATATGGAAGGCACACAATCATGGTGCAAATATGCAAGTGCATGAGCCACTCCCAACATAACATCATATCTGGTCTCCCATTCTGGTTTTCCCTTTCCTGAACCATGAATTAATGAGCTCAGGCTTCCATTAGGGAGGTACTCATAAAACAGAAGCTTCATGTTCTTGCTGGATCCCCAACCCAGAAGCTTGATGATGTTCTTGTGCCTAATTGAACCTAGTGCTTGAATTTCAGAAGTAAATGCTCCTGACTCTGCTGATGACCACATCTTTTTAACTGCTAGTATTTGGCCATTTGGAACTGTGACCTTGTAGACAACTCCAGAGCTTCCGGTGCCaatcacattggatgatgtcAAGTTCCGGACAATGTCATCAACAGAGAACTCAAACTTTTGATACAAAGTTATCAACCAATTGTTGTTTCCATTGAGTGCTTTGTTAGCAACATGAGCACGGATCAAGACATGGATCGTGAGAAGTACTAGTATTGCACTGGTGCATAAGAGAGTGGATATTATAATCTTCATAACCAATCTGGCATGACCCTTGGCTTCCTTTCTGTCAGCTGGAGTTGCAACACCACCAACAATGTAGAGACCATCATTTCCTGTGAGATCGTTGAGAGGGAGTTTCCGGAAGAATGGTGTGTTAGGCAATTCTCCAGAGAAGTCATTGAAGGAAACATTCAGTGAAACAAGGTTCTGAAGGTCAAAGAGAGCATCCAAGTTCCCTGAGAGCTTGTTGTGGGAGAGGTCAAGCACTCCAAGTTTTCTAAGACTGGAGAACTGAGTTGGGATTTCTCCAGAAAACTGGTTACAACTAAGGTTGAGAAAGATTTCTAGTGAAGGAATTTGAGCAACTTCCTTGGGAATTTCTCCAGAGAAACTATTGCTTCCCAAGTCCAGAAGTTGTAACTTGGAGCAAGATAGGATCTCTGCTGGGATGCTTCCACTGAGTTGATTCTTTCCCAAGTTGAGTTTGGTTAATTCAGTTAATGAACCAATGGAATGACTCAGTTCACCTGTTAGCCTGTTGTCTGAGAGGTCAGTTAACTGCAGGTTTTTGGGCAGATTCTCTGGAATTGAGCCAATGAGACTATTTGAATGGAGGTCCAGAAACTCAAGATTTTGACATCTGGATAGTGTTGAAGGAATCTCCCCTATAAGATGATTGCTGCTCACATCCAAAAAgttcaaattcttcaagttggTGATCTCAGATGGAATGGTACCTGCCAATCTATTGTGATTTAGCCTCAACCTGTAGAGGCTTGTGCAGTTACCTATCTCAGGTGGTATAAAGCCTGACAAATCATTGGAAAGAAGCAGCAGTTTAGTGAGGTTTCTCAGCCCAAAAAGTTGTTTGGGTATTGGACCATTTAAATTGTTGTAAGAGAGATCAAGTGCCTGAAGATCTTGGCACTGTGAAAGACTATCTGGGATTTTTCCTGtgagcttgttctgccatgcaAAGAAGAGAGTCAAGCTTCTCAAGTTGCCAATAAGAGGAGGAACCTCCCCAAAAATAGCATTGTTGTCAACTTCCAGTTGAGTCAGGGAAGTGCAATTTGTGATTTCAGGAGGTATAATGCCTGAAAGCTTATTAACACTTAGTTGAAGCCCTTGCAGATTTGATAGCTTACCAAAACTGGTTGGTATGCTACCTGTGAGAAGATTTTCTGACAAATCTATGACTTCAAGCTGTGTGCAGCTTCCAAGCTCTTCTGGGATTATACCTACTATATTGTTTTGCCACAAGAGAAGATTCTGAAGCTTGCTGAGCTCTCCAATTTGAATTGGGATTGAACCAGATATGGAGTTCTGATACAAGTACAGGTTCTGCAACTCACTGCACTTCCCTATCTCTTCTGGGATAGGGCCTGACAGCTGAGTTGTGTAAATGGCTATGGTCTGAATTTTTTTCAGCATCCCTATTGAAGAAGGAAGACTCCCAGAAATGCTGGTTTCTGCAAGGCCTAACACCAACAAGTTGGTGCAGTTTCCAATGTCCCATGGCACCTCACCCTTAAGGTTTGTGTTCCCTCCTACTCTCAACACTTGGAGCTCAGTTAAGGAGCCAATACTCTTTGGAATTTCACCACTTACTTTGTTGTCATAGAGTGTTAAATTCACAAGACTTGATAAATTTCCTATGTTGGATGGGATGTTGCCTTCAAGAAAGTTGGCATGCAGAGCTAAAGTCTGCAGTTTGCTCAGTCTGCAAATTTCCTCTGGGAtttcaccaaagagagaattgCCACTGAGATCAATGACAATGAGCTCCTTATAGTCTCCAATTTCCTTTGGAATCATGCCTGTGATGTTGGTTGTTGAGAGGACAAGAGTCTTCAAGGACCTGAGGGGTTGAAAATTTAAAGGTAGTGAACCTTGCAAGTTCACTGACTTCAGGTTTACCTCAACCACCTCTCCTTGTAAGTTGCATTGCACCCCAAACCAATTGCATGGGCTTGGGTTGGAAGGATTCCAAGATGCTAGTGCATCTGAAGTACTGTTTAAACTGTTCTTCCATGCTAATAGAGCTTGGCCTTGCTCATTAAGGGAGTAACAGCATGGAAACAAAAGAGAGTTTAATAAGAGAAGCAAGGTGAGGGAGAAGATTTTGGGAGGAAGTGACAGATTTCTTAAGATGACAGACATTGCTGTGAAAGAAGAGAAGTGGTGATCTGTTTTGGGATTGTAGAGGGGGAaattctatgatttttttttatagaggaagagaagaagctCTGGTCAGAAGAGCTAGCttccttgtttttttattgttgtaatAAGCTCCTGTTCAATGACAATGACATCTCCATACCCATGATgatgtttgttgatttttattaagctaaacttctctttttatttatttatttcaagatGAACCTAGGGTATCTCTAGACAAGAGTGAAAGACTAATCTCTCATTATATTGAAATCTATCTAAGAGTGTGACCTTTTCCAATATATGTTAATTCATACGCATAAACTCTGGGGATCCAACCTCTGACCATATATTTAAGGAGCATAGTTATCCGTCAATCATACTACACTATGTTGGTAAACTCCTCTTTTTTATTGGTTTGTTGTGGTTAACGTGTCAAGTAGTGAGTtgaaattttgagaaatttgcTATCTAAATGTAATCCAATTTGTTAGTTCCTGTTAGATAGTGTTTCATTAATAGTGAACCGTGAGACATGAAACTGGTGGAGGGTGAAAATCATGTAAAGAAGATTTTGCATTTTTGTTCCCCACGTGGACacatatattatattgtttCCTGCTTTAATTTggtaataataattacttttcatCTTCGTGTATTTATTCAACTGTTGAGATTAATTAGCAGCAAACAAGGCATGGCTAAGTAAGCACTAGGGCTAGTAAAATATAGAACGGAGAATGACTTTTAGCACTTTTTTGAAATTGGTTATTAATGTAATTATCTTACCTAGCTCTAGATAGTGATGGATGATTAATCAAACAGAATAGACAGTTTGATGGTTGAGTGTAATAGCTCTCTGTCCGGTTAATCAAAAGATAATTTCTTCCTTTAATTAGCTAGGCCCATTTTGTGGTCCATCGTTTTTGTGTGGCTGCTGTTTTTTATGAGCCACTGATGTGGTGGTTGCTGCATGCTACCCTTTGAATTTCTGAACTTTAAGCAACTAACTTGC
The genomic region above belongs to Glycine max cultivar Williams 82 chromosome 14, Glycine_max_v4.0, whole genome shotgun sequence and contains:
- the LOC100813139 gene encoding LRR receptor-like serine/threonine-protein kinase RGI3, which codes for MSVILRNLSLPPKIFSLTLLLLLNSLLFPCCYSLNEQGQALLAWKNSLNSTSDALASWNPSNPSPCNWFGVQCNLQGEVVEVNLKSVNLQGSLPLNFQPLRSLKTLVLSTTNITGMIPKEIGDYKELIVIDLSGNSLFGEIPEEICRLSKLQTLALHANFLEGNIPSNIGNLSSLVNLTLYDNKVSGEIPKSIGSLTELQVLRVGGNTNLKGEVPWDIGNCTNLLVLGLAETSISGSLPSSIGMLKKIQTIAIYTTQLSGPIPEEIGKCSELQNLYLYQNSISGSIPIQIGELSKLQNLLLWQNNIVGIIPEELGSCTQLEVIDLSENLLTGSIPTSFGKLSNLQGLQLSVNKLSGIIPPEITNCTSLTQLEVDNNAIFGEVPPLIGNLRSLTLFFAWQNKLTGKIPDSLSQCQDLQALDLSYNNLNGPIPKQLFGLRNLTKLLLLSNDLSGFIPPEIGNCTSLYRLRLNHNRLAGTIPSEITNLKNLNFLDVSSNHLIGEIPSTLSRCQNLEFLDLHSNSLIGSIPENLPKNLQLTDLSDNRLTGELSHSIGSLTELTKLNLGKNQLSGSIPAEILSCSKLQLLDLGSNSFSGEIPKEVAQIPSLEIFLNLSCNQFSGEIPTQFSSLRKLGVLDLSHNKLSGNLDALFDLQNLVSLNVSFNDFSGELPNTPFFRKLPLNDLTGNDGLYIVGGVATPADRKEAKGHARLVMKIIISTLLCTSAILVLLTIHVLIRAHVANKALNGNNNWLITLYQKFEFSVDDIVRNLTSSNVIGTGSSGVVYKVTVPNGQILAVKKMWSSAESGAFTSEIQALGSIRHKNIIKLLGWGSSKNMKLLFYEYLPNGSLSSLIHGSGKGKPEWETRYDVMLGVAHALAYLHHDCVPSILHGDVKAMNVLLGPSYQPYLADFGLARIASENGDYTNSEPVQRPYLAGSYGYMAPEHASMQRITEKSDVYSFGVVLLEVLTGRHPLDPTLPGGAHLVPWIRNHLASKGDPYDLLDPKLRGRTDSSVHEMLQTLAVSFLCVSNRAEDRPSMKDTVAMLKEIRPVEASTTGPDVLKGVLSVHTSPAPPMKGVSHGTSNCSFHFSEDSIC
- the LOC100803154 gene encoding regulatory protein RecX isoform X1 — its product is MNMAGFAANIGFNISSHFPCRVFSIHRSIWKFQIVCLKRREYSSSVPIRYISSTSCRVKILETALPVKSLGYCSCPDVNVLKINGGKDVQATIAHCEISQDPNEICPDLLFDDSEQDSFDQMEEVGELTIHEGGDSCDQELIQIDKFTSDVEEAAIKLLASRALTALELRKKLLGKRFSPDSVEAVINKFQRRGFINDRLYAETFSQSRWTSSSWGPRRIKQALFKKGVSQADAEKAVEVVFKDNDCAEDHKSVIGLSKHSMDHLYTQASKQWFRSQNVLKETRKSRIVRWLQYRGFDWHVINIILKKLDRQDQNSP
- the LOC100803154 gene encoding uncharacterized protein isoform X2, with the translated sequence MNMAGFAANIGFNISSHFPCRVFSIHRSIWKFQIVCLKRREYSSSVPIRYISSTSCRVKILETALPVKSLGYCSCPDVNVLKINGGKDVQATIAHCEISQDPNEICPDLLFDDSEQDSFDQMEEVGELTIHEGGDSCDQELIQIDKFTSDVEEAAIKLLASRALTALELRKKLLGKRFSPDSVEAVINKFQRRHCSRRELVKLMLRRQLKWSLRTMIVPKITSQLLACQNIPWIIFILRPQSSGSEVRMYSRRQGNHELFGGFSTVALTGMSLTSY